A segment of the Daphnia pulex isolate KAP4 chromosome 10, ASM2113471v1 genome:
CGGAATTGTTATCCAACCGGCCAGGAGAAGAACCAAACAGCCGCCGAGGAGGAGTCGACCAACAGGACTACTCCTGGCGGGCAGGCCGGCAGTAGTAGTAGGCGGAATcctccaccaccagcagcaccagcagccgTAACAATTCCACCTGCCGCCACAATGTCGACCAAGAGCATGGGTGGCGTTGGTGTTGGCcggtccagcagcaacaacaacaacaacaatccgaCGACTGGATTGTCGGACGACAGCCAGCAGTATTGCCTGCGCTGGAACAATCACCGCTCGAATTTGCTGACGGTTTTCGAGCAGCTGCTGCAGACGGAAGCCTTTACGGACGTGACGCTGGCCGTCGGCGGGACTTCGATCAAGTGCCACAAGATGGTGCTGGCCGCTTGCTCGTCCTACTTCCAGTCGCTGTTCCTGGAGAACGCCTGCCCGCACCCCATCGTCGTCTTCAAGGACATCCAGTACGCCGAGATCCGGGCCATCCTCGAGTACATGTACCGCGGTGAGGTCAACGTCGCCCAGGAGCAGCTTCCGTCGCTCCTCAAAGTGGCCGAAGCCTTGCGAGTCAAGGGGCTCTTTGAGGACGACTCGCTCAATGCTTCCGGCGGAGACCGAGAGCCGCTCTATCCTCCACCGGCTTCTTCCGGCCTCTTGTCCAGCACGTCGGTCAACGTCACGGCAGGTGGCGGTGGTGTCCATCACGCCGGACCCGGCAGTCACGGTAGCAGTTCAGCCTCTCCTCCTCAGTCTACCTCAATCAACGCTCATCCACCCATCATCCGATCTACCTCAGGTCACCATTTGCCCGTCTCTTCCTCGTCGAGCTcagccgcagccgccgctTCATCCGCAGACCGGAATACCCCGTCACATCGTTACCCGGGCAACGCTGCCGCCGGCGCCGGATCGGCCGAGAACCACCACaaccatcaccatcatcaccacaGTCGCAACAAGAGTCCCAGCCCGACTAGCCCGCCGGaacgatccagcagcagcagccacattCGAGGCGATCCGGAATCATCCTATTCGCGTCATCCATCGTCTTATCTCTACAAATCGCCGCTGCTGAGCCCACAGGGGAGCGAGCAAGGCGGAAGAGATGATCGCCGAGATGGCGGCAGCAGCACTACCAACCGGGATCGCGAGAGCGCCGGAAGCGCCGGAAATAACAATCCGCTGAGCATGTGGCCGCCGCTGGTGATGCCGCTCCATTTGGGAGCCTTTGAAACGGCCCTGCGTGAGCGCGAGCAAGCGCTGGCCCTGTACGGAGCCATCCAGCGCGGAAGCGGTGGATCGAACGCTGGCGGAGACGATCGTGAACCCTCTAGCGGCAACGGACGCGGCGGCAATGACCATCACTTTGACAGCCGCCACAACGACAATGGCGGAGGAGCGTCGAAGCGCAAGCGTTTATCGATCGCATCCGGCGACAGCGATCAAACTCCGTCGCTACTCCGCACCGTTCTCGGCCCCCATCACGGCTCGTCGAAACACCACCATCACGCCGACATACCGGGATTGTTTCCCTTCCGTCTGAGCGCCGCTGCCGCAGCGGCTGCAGCCGCCGAAGGATCGGGATCGGCCGATGATCGCAATCATTTGAGCAGTTACCTTCCCATGGCCATGGCTTACGCCgaggtaaataaataaataacttggACGGACAAATTTAACCAACCTAGGAGATGGATATATTAACGGGATCCGGTTAGATTTCCCTTTCCCCCTCCCTTAGactcatccatccatccccccCTATATATATGTTCACTCACGGTCATTGGATCTTGTCTTGTTTTTCGTCGGGTTGCCAATGGCTTCCGAGTTCATGCAcccctctcccccccccctcttctctctGTTGGCTGCACGAGCGGAGCCGGGGGATGGGAAAGATTGGCTCCACGTGTCGTGAAATGGAGTTGAGGGTTGGTGCTTATCGTTcgctaccaccaccactaccaccctACCACCCCCTCCCTAGAAAACCCACCCGACCAGTTTCCTTTCCTTCTCTCCCTTCCTTatacacactcacacacacacaccatctttcttttttaccatGTCTCgcccttgtgtgtgtgtgtgt
Coding sequences within it:
- the LOC124205164 gene encoding broad-complex core protein isoforms 1/2/3/4/5-like isoform X2, whose amino-acid sequence is MSAATRLTLMYDSRQHCAPPYTDNVHDAASAARLVNRHQSDKRNVVSGVLEGGSSRTPEEEEEEENDYYQHRRRLHLLDKKNLSSGRRSSSSSTVEQQRNCYPTGQEKNQTAAEEESTNRTTPGGQAGSSSRRNPPPPAAPAAVTIPPAATMSTKSMGGVGVGRSSSNNNNNNPTTGLSDDSQQYCLRWNNHRSNLLTVFEQLLQTEAFTDVTLAVGGTSIKCHKMVLAACSSYFQSLFLENACPHPIVVFKDIQYAEIRAILEYMYRGEVNVAQEQLPSLLKVAEALRVKGLFEDDSLNASGGDREPLYPPPASSGLLSSTSVNVTAGGGGVHHAGPGSHGHHLPVSSSSSSAAAAASSADRNTPSHRYPGNAAAGAGSAENHHNHHHHHHSRNKSPSPTSPPERSSSSSHIRGDPESSYSRHPSSYLYKSPLLSPQGSEQGGRDDRRDGGSSTTNRDRESAGSAGNNNPLSMWPPLVMPLHLGAFETALREREQALALYGAIQRGSGGSNAGGDDREPSSGNGRGGNDHHFDSRHNDNGGGASKRKRLSIASGDSDQTPSLLRTVLGPHHGSSKHHHHADIPGLFPFRLSAAAAAAAAAEGSGSADDRNHLSSYLPMAMAYAERQAGRDRDRADDDWTQNPDMNSEDDPSEISGEYGHPVPSSPLSDKRVDASGARIAAYVPTQKLEWKRYKQYTNSDITAAIEAVKSGMSALQASRKFKVPSRTLYDKVKKLGIATTRPYSRVSSSTSSSAAAAANAAANSAAAAAAAAAALNAANQNNFAASTAAALTSAMAAAAMSLVKRERGPVIQVAGSSRHEAAAAAAIVAAAASSAGNQDREEDLPESNCGPADYSEDSRQESPENLTIGSSNLSTSSPGSHGSTTAPTPSSNGKDMIKKETPDSTPTPPPAPPSPPPRQSSKFSAGARVGGAYFAVRDDLNSTTTTTSSIAEVVMDDRGGSASPNPSTT
- the LOC124205164 gene encoding broad-complex core protein isoforms 1/2/3/4/5-like isoform X1 → MSAATRLTLMYDSRQHCAPPYTDNVHDAASAARLVNRHQSDKRNVVSGVLEGGSSRTPEEEEEEENDYYQHRRRLHLLDKKNLSSGRRSSSSSTVEQQRNCYPTGQEKNQTAAEEESTNRTTPGGQAGSSSRRNPPPPAAPAAVTIPPAATMSTKSMGGVGVGRSSSNNNNNNPTTGLSDDSQQYCLRWNNHRSNLLTVFEQLLQTEAFTDVTLAVGGTSIKCHKMVLAACSSYFQSLFLENACPHPIVVFKDIQYAEIRAILEYMYRGEVNVAQEQLPSLLKVAEALRVKGLFEDDSLNASGGDREPLYPPPASSGLLSSTSVNVTAGGGGVHHAGPGSHGSSSASPPQSTSINAHPPIIRSTSGHHLPVSSSSSSAAAAASSADRNTPSHRYPGNAAAGAGSAENHHNHHHHHHSRNKSPSPTSPPERSSSSSHIRGDPESSYSRHPSSYLYKSPLLSPQGSEQGGRDDRRDGGSSTTNRDRESAGSAGNNNPLSMWPPLVMPLHLGAFETALREREQALALYGAIQRGSGGSNAGGDDREPSSGNGRGGNDHHFDSRHNDNGGGASKRKRLSIASGDSDQTPSLLRTVLGPHHGSSKHHHHADIPGLFPFRLSAAAAAAAAAEGSGSADDRNHLSSYLPMAMAYAERQAGRDRDRADDDWTQNPDMNSEDDPSEISGEYGHPVPSSPLSDKRVDASGARIAAYVPTQKLEWKRYKQYTNSDITAAIEAVKSGMSALQASRKFKVPSRTLYDKVKKLGIATTRPYSRVSSSTSSSAAAAANAAANSAAAAAAAAAALNAANQNNFAASTAAALTSAMAAAAMSLVKRERGPVIQVAGSSRHEAAAAAAIVAAAASSAGNQDREEDLPESNCGPADYSEDSRQESPENLTIGSSNLSTSSPGSHGSTTAPTPSSNGKDMIKKETPDSTPTPPPAPPSPPPRQSSKFSAGARVGGAYFAVRDDLNSTTTTTSSIAEVVMDDRGGSASPNPSTT
- the LOC124205164 gene encoding broad-complex core protein isoforms 1/2/3/4/5-like isoform X4 encodes the protein MSTKSMGGVGVGRSSSNNNNNNPTTGLSDDSQQYCLRWNNHRSNLLTVFEQLLQTEAFTDVTLAVGGTSIKCHKMVLAACSSYFQSLFLENACPHPIVVFKDIQYAEIRAILEYMYRGEVNVAQEQLPSLLKVAEALRVKGLFEDDSLNASGGDREPLYPPPASSGLLSSTSVNVTAGGGGVHHAGPGSHGSSSASPPQSTSINAHPPIIRSTSGHHLPVSSSSSSAAAAASSADRNTPSHRYPGNAAAGAGSAENHHNHHHHHHSRNKSPSPTSPPERSSSSSHIRGDPESSYSRHPSSYLYKSPLLSPQGSEQGGRDDRRDGGSSTTNRDRESAGSAGNNNPLSMWPPLVMPLHLGAFETALREREQALALYGAIQRGSGGSNAGGDDREPSSGNGRGGNDHHFDSRHNDNGGGASKRKRLSIASGDSDQTPSLLRTVLGPHHGSSKHHHHADIPGLFPFRLSAAAAAAAAAEGSGSADDRNHLSSYLPMAMAYAERQAGRDRDRADDDWTQNPDMNSEDDPSEISGEYGHPVPSSPLSDKRVDASGARIAAYVPTQKLEWKRYKQYTNSDITAAIEAVKSGMSALQASRKFKVPSRTLYDKVKKLGIATTRPYSRVSSSTSSSAAAAANAAANSAAAAAAAAAALNAANQNNFAASTAAALTSAMAAAAMSLVKRERGPVIQVAGSSRHEAAAAAAIVAAAASSAGNQDREEDLPESNCGPADYSEDSRQESPENLTIGSSNLSTSSPGSHGSTTAPTPSSNGKDMIKKETPDSTPTPPPAPPSPPPRQSSKFSAGARVGGAYFAVRDDLNSTTTTTSSIAEVVMDDRGGSASPNPSTT